The segment ATCAATTATTGTTTTCATCGTTGATATTCTTGACCATGACTCGTACAACAAGAAATTTGGATATCGCGGACGCAATTAATTATTCTAATTTGTCTTGCGTCCGCGGAATAGTAAACGCACTATTTTATTATTATAATTGGTGCATTTACTATATAAAGGACACTGATCTGACAAACATTTAAAAACATCTTCACATTTTTCTCTCCTATGATCCGCAAACCACTCATCACGATTCTCGGGCACGTTGACCACGGGAAAACGAAACTCCTTGACACTATCAGAAATACCACTGTCGTTGATCGTGAAGCAGGAGCAATCACTCAGGCAATCGGCGCAAGCGTTGTTCCACAGGAAACTATTCATCGAACGTGCGGCAAACTCCTTGAAAAAGTAGGAATGAAACTTATTATTCCAGGTCTTCTTTTTATTGATACACCAGGACACGAAGCGTTTACGCATCTTCGCAAACGTGGAGGGAACCTTGCAGACATCGCTGTTCTTGTGGTGGACATGCATGAAGGATTAATGCCACAGACTATTGAAGCAATTGAAATTCTCAAGAAATTCAAAACACCTTTTGTTATTGCGTTAAATAAATTGGATCTTTGCCGTGGATGGCAGGATAAACCAGGTTCGCTCCTCGAGCAAATCAGCGGCCAAAACCCAGAGACACAACAACAGATTGAAACAAAATTGTATCTGATTGTAGAAAAAGTGTTTGAGCATGGTTTTGAATCCGATCGCTTTGATCGTGTCAGCGATTACACCAAACAAATCGCAATTGTTCCCCTCAGCGCAAAAAAAGCAATTGGAATCGCAGAATTATTGATGGTTCTTACAGGGCTTGTGCAAAAATATCTCGCGAAAAAACTAGAAGTCGAAGTTAAAGGTCCCGCGAAAGGAACAATTCTTGAAGTCAAAGAAGATAAAGGACTTGGCATCACTGTTGACGCGATTATTTACGATGGAACGCTTGATGTTGGTGATACGATTGTCATTGGAACACTCGCTGAACCACTCGTCACAAAAGTCAAAGCGTTATTTGTTCCTGAGCCGCTTAAAGAAATGCGCGATGTGAAAGGAAAATTTCTTTCTGTTAAGAGCTTAACTGCGGCGACTGGCGTTAAAATTTCTGCACCTGGACTTGAAAAAGCAGTTGCGGGCATGCCGTTGTATGAAGCAACTGAGGAAACCCTTGATGCAGTCCGGGAAGAAATTCAAAAAGAAATTCATGAAGTTGTTGTGGAAACAGATAACGAGGGTGTTGTTGTGAAAGCAGACGCGCTTGGTTCTCTTGAAGCATTATTATTCTTGCTTCGTCAGAAAAAAATTAAAATTAAACGCGCGACTATTGGCGCAATTTCTAAAAAAGAAATCATGGACGCGCAGGCAAATTTTGATAAACATCCAGAGTATACAGCAATTCTTGGTTTTAACGTTCAAGTGGATAAAGACGCAGAGACCTCTCTTTCAGAAACTAACGTGACTATTTTCCGTCATTCCGTTATCTATCAACTCATTGATGATTTTGAAAAATGGTTTCTTGCAAAAAGTCAGCAGGCGGCATCTTCTGGACTTGAAGATCTTGCTCGACCATCGAAATTTCAGATTATGCCTAACCACATTTTTAGAAAAAATAATCCTGCTGTTGTTGGCGCAGATATTCTTGCGGGAACACTCAAATCAGGTGCACGCCTGATGAATAAAGAAGGCGAACAAGTGACGCATGTAAAATCCATGGAGCACGAAAAGAAAAACGTGACTGAAGCAAAGCAAGGTATGCAGTTAGCGATCTCTCTTCCAGATATTACTATTGGCAGGCAAGTACAGGAAGGCGACATTTTGTATACTTTCCATCCAGAAAGTGAATTTTTGGCACTGAAGAAATATTTGAAATTACTTACTCCTCAAGAAATCGCAGCAATGAAAGAGATTGCGGAAATTATGCGCCGTAAAAATCCAACATGGGGGATGTAGATGAACGGCAGTT is part of the Candidatus Woesearchaeota archaeon genome and harbors:
- the infB gene encoding translation initiation factor IF-2; its protein translation is MIRKPLITILGHVDHGKTKLLDTIRNTTVVDREAGAITQAIGASVVPQETIHRTCGKLLEKVGMKLIIPGLLFIDTPGHEAFTHLRKRGGNLADIAVLVVDMHEGLMPQTIEAIEILKKFKTPFVIALNKLDLCRGWQDKPGSLLEQISGQNPETQQQIETKLYLIVEKVFEHGFESDRFDRVSDYTKQIAIVPLSAKKAIGIAELLMVLTGLVQKYLAKKLEVEVKGPAKGTILEVKEDKGLGITVDAIIYDGTLDVGDTIVIGTLAEPLVTKVKALFVPEPLKEMRDVKGKFLSVKSLTAATGVKISAPGLEKAVAGMPLYEATEETLDAVREEIQKEIHEVVVETDNEGVVVKADALGSLEALLFLLRQKKIKIKRATIGAISKKEIMDAQANFDKHPEYTAILGFNVQVDKDAETSLSETNVTIFRHSVIYQLIDDFEKWFLAKSQQAASSGLEDLARPSKFQIMPNHIFRKNNPAVVGADILAGTLKSGARLMNKEGEQVTHVKSMEHEKKNVTEAKQGMQLAISLPDITIGRQVQEGDILYTFHPESEFLALKKYLKLLTPQEIAAMKEIAEIMRRKNPTWGM